In the Vitis vinifera cultivar Pinot Noir 40024 chromosome 2, ASM3070453v1 genome, one interval contains:
- the LOC100251254 gene encoding lysophospholipid acyltransferase 1 — MDFDMESMASAIGVSVPVLRFLLCFVATIPVSFLVRFIPGAFTRHVYSAFTGASLSYLSFGFSSNLHFLVPMLLGYAAMLLCRRRCGVITFFLGFGYLIGCHVYYMSGDAWKEGGIDATGALMVLTLKVISCAMNYNDGLLKEDGLREAQKKNRLLKLPSLIEYFGYCLCCGSHFAGPVYEIKDYLEWTERKGIWAKSEKGPPPSPYGATIRALIQAAFCMGLYVYLVPHFPLTIFTDPVYQEWGFWKRLGYQYMCGFTARWKYYFIWSISEAAVIISGLGFSGWTESSPPKPKWDRAKNVDILGVELAKSAVTLPLVWNIQVSTWLRYYVYERLIQNGKKPGFLQLLATQTVSAVWHGLYPGYIIFFVQSALMIAGSRVLYRWQQATSNALFKKMVVFINFAYTLLVLNYSCVGFMVLSLHETLASYGSVYYIGTILPIVLVLLGYIIKPAKPVRSKARKEQ, encoded by the exons ATGGACTTCGACATGGAATCCATGGCGTCGGCCATCGGAGTGAGCGTCCCGGTGCTCCGATTTCTCCTCTGCTTCGTTGCCACCATTCCGGTGAGCTTCCTCGTGCGGTTCATCCCCGGCGCATTTACTAGGCACGTGTACTCCGCGTTCACCGGAGCTTCCCTCTCCTACCTCTCTTTCGGCTTCTCTTCCAATCTCCACTTCCTCGTTCCCATGCTTCTTGGCTACGCGGCTATGCTTCTCTGTCGCCGTCGATGCGGTGTGATCACCTTTTTCTTGGGATTCGGCTACCTCATTGGCTG CCATGTATACTACATGAGTGGGGATGCATGGAAGGAAGGGGGTATTGATGCTACTG GAGCTCTAATGGTTTTAACATTGAAAGTCATTTCATGTGCAATGAATTATAATGATGGATTGTTAAAAGAAGACGGTTTGCGTGAGGCACAGAAGAAAAACCGATTGCTTAAGTTACCATCATTGATCGAGTACTTTGGTTATTGTCTCTGCTGTGGAAGTCACTTTGCTGGACCAGTTTATGAAATAAAGGATTATCTTGAATGGACAGAAAGAAAAGGG ATTTGGGCCAAATCAGAGAAAGGGCCACCACCATCACCTTATGGGGCAACGATTCGAGCTCTTATCCAAGCTGCCTTTTGCATGGGCTTGTATGTGTATCTAGTACCCCATTTTCCCTTGACCATATTTACTGATCCTGTATATCAAGAATGGGGCTTCTGGAAACGGTTGGGATACCAATATATGTGTGGCTTTACAGCACGCTGGAAATACTATTTCATCTGGTCAATCTCTGAGGCAGCTGTCATTATTTCTGGCCTGGGATTCAGTGGGTGGACAGAATCTTCCCCACCAAAACCAAAATGGGACCGTGCAAAGAATGTTGACATTTTAGGTGTTGAGTTGGCAAAGAGTGCAGTAACACTGCCACTTGTTTGGAACATACAAGTCAGCACCTGGCTACGTTATT ATGTTTATGAGAGGCTCATTCAAAATGGGAAGAAACCTGGTTTCTTGCAGTTGCTGGCTACACAAACTGTCAGTGCTGTTTGGCAT GGATTATATCCTGGATACATCATATTCTTTGTTCAGTCTGCACTGATGATAGCAGGTTCAAGAG TCCTTTACAGATGGCAGCAAGCAACAAGCAATGCTTTGTTTAAGAAGATGGTTGTGTTTATAAACTTTGCTTATACATTGTTGGTTCTGAACTACTCCTGTGTTGGTTTCATG GTATTAAGCCTGCACGAAACACTGGCCTCTTATGGAAGTGTGTACTACATTGGAACCATTCTTCCCATAGTATTGGTCCTCCTTGGCTACATAATTAAACCGGCAAAGCCAGTCAGATCTAAGGCTCGGAAAGAACAGTGA
- the LOC100265094 gene encoding protein DETOXIFICATION 49, producing MCQLPSSAVAYKFRSDQTGLLSAVEQEPHMLTPLVPKAPTLDDQPHGQEQNPSKTHLSLALTEARHIASIAFPMILTGLLLYSRSMISMLFLGRLGELALAGGSLAIGFANITGYSILSGLAMGMEPICGQAFGAQRYKLLGLTLQRTVLLLLLTSIPIAFLWFNMKEILLFCGQDEDIATEAQSYILYSLPDLVAQSFLHPLRIYLRTQSITLPLTYCATLAILLHIPINYFLVSVLDLGIKGVALSGIWTNLNLVGSLIAYVVVSRVYKKTWGGVSSECLRDWKSLLNLAVPSCISVCLEWWWYEIMILLCGLLLNPRATVASMGILIQTTALIYIFPSSLSFSLSTRVGNELGANRPEKARLAAIVGLSSSFILGFLALFFAVMVRKTWATMFTQDPEILTLTSMVLPIIGLCELGNCPQTTGCGALRGTARPKLGANINLGCFYLVGMPVAVWLGFFAGFDFKGLWLGLLAAQGSCAVTMLFVLFQTNWDQQAQRAKELTGTGSDDDEESVTLKDETTQDSTNSLV from the coding sequence ATGTGTCAGTTACCTTCATCTGCTGTCGCTTATAAGTTCCGTTCAGACCAAACTGGGTTGTTGTCTGCCGTAGAACAGGAACCCCACATGCTCACTCCTTTGGTCCCCAAGGCCCCAACACTTGATGATCAGCCTCATGGACAAGAACAAAACCCCAGTAAAACCCACCTCTCTCTTGCGCTTACAGAAGCCAGACACATAGCCAGTATAGCTTTTCCCATGATATTAACGGGTCTTTTACTCTACTCCCGTTCCATGATTTCCATGCTCTTCCTCGGTCGCCTAGGGGAGCTTGCCCTAGCAGGCGGTTCACTCGCGATTGGATTCGCTAACATCACCGGATATTCTATTCTCTCTGGCCTTGCTATGGGAATGGAACCAATTTGTGGGCAAGCTTTTGGAGCTCAGAGATATAAGCTTCTTGGCCTCACCTTGCAGAGAACGGTGCTTTTGCTTCTTTTAACGTCAATTCCTATAGCTTTTCTATGGTTTAACATGAAGGAAATTCTGCTCTTCTGTGGTCAAGATGAAGATATTGCCACCGAAGCTCAATCCTACATTCTTTATTCTCTTCCTGACCTTGTCGCACAGTCGTTTCTCCACCCTCTGCGTATCTATCTTCGAACCCAGTCCATAACACTGCCCCTAACCTACTGTGCAACTCTCGCAATTCTTCTCCACATCCCCATCAATTACTTTCTCGTTTCAGTGCTTGATCTCGGAATCAAAGGCGTTGCTCTAAGCGGAATTTGGACAAACCTCAACCTCGTAGGATCCTTGATAGCCTACGTTGTAGTATCGAGAGTTTACAAGAAAACTTGGGGAGGTGTCTCCTCTGAATGCTTGAGAGACTGGAAATCTCTCTTGAATTTAGCTGTTCCCAGCTGCATTTCGGTGTGTTTAGAATGGTGGTGGTACGAAATCATGATCTTGCTATGTGGGCTATTACTCAATCCTCGAGCAACCGTGGCTTCAATGGGCATTCTGATCCAAACCACAGCTCTCATCTACATTTTCCCGTCTTCTCTCAGCTTCAGCTTATCAACAAGGGTCGGAAACGAACTGGGTGCTAACCGTCCCGAGAAAGCGCGATTGGCTGCAATAGTTGgcctctcctctagcttcataTTGGGATTTCTGGCACTGTTTTTCGCTGTAATGGTCAGGAAAACATGGGCCACCATGTTCACTCAAGACCCCGAGATTCTCACATTAACATCAATGGTCCTACCTATAATTGGACTATGCGAGCTCGGAAACTGCCCACAAACAACAGGCTGTGGTGCCCTCAGAGGCACAGCTCGGCCTAAATTGGGAGCCAACATCAACCTAGGCTGCTTCTATCTAGTGGGCATGCCAGTTGCAGTATGGCTAGGTTTCTTCGCAGGGTTCGACTTCAAAGGCCTATGGCTGGGTCTGCTGGCCGCGCAGGGCTCATGCGCAGTGACAATGTTGTTTGTTCTGTTTCAGACCAATTGGGACCAACAAGCCCAGAGAGCCAAGGAGCTGACTGGAACCGGCTCTGATGACGATGAAGAGAGTGTGACATTGAAGGATGAAACCACCCAGGACTCCACGAATTCGTTAGTGTAA
- the LOC100854513 gene encoding sugar carrier protein C: MVDGRQQSSAEMADDEANRKLIRIGGVASVHMELNDLHASKASREVESRKTLGFGSSTALISSDPCHGQCCYYPCFSLCRGRKLFLEGGAQMLTCQIFVMIDIPFKFGISGKPGELSKEFAAAVVLLICVSIAGFASCLIDEVEDEDGSEDKEELFTRLPFA, from the exons ATGGTAGATGGGCGGCAACAATCATCGGCGGAGATGGCCG ATGATGAAGCCAATAGAAAACTTATAAGAATTGGTGGTGTTGCCAGTGTCCATATGGAGCTCAATGATCTACATGCTAGTAAAGCATCAAGAGAAGTCGAGTCCAGAAA GACACTTGGTTTTGGAAGTAGTACTGCACTCATATCCTCTGATCCCTGCCATGGCCAATGCTGCTACTACCCTTGTTTCAGTCTGTGCAGAGGAAGGAAACTCTTCCTTGAAGGTGGAGCTCAAATGCTCACTTGTCAG ATTTTCGTTATGATCGATATTCCCTTTAAATTTGGAATAAGTGGGAAACCTGGTGAACTCTCCAAGGAGTTTGCTGCTGCTGTGGTTCTTCTTATTTGTGTGTCCATTGCAGGATTTGCAAG TTGTCTGATTGATGAGGTTGAAGATGAGGACGGCAGTGAAGACAAGGAAGAGTTGTTTACGAGACTGCCATTTGCATAG
- the LOC100247951 gene encoding ethylene-responsive transcription factor ERF026, whose protein sequence is MASASAGGSAKQPSPGRHPMYRGIRSRSGKWVSEIREPRKTTRIWLGTFPTAEMAAAAYDVAALALKGTEAVLNFPDFVHSYPVPASGSPSDIRSAAAAAAALKKAQTDDGSAAHSRREDDGRFDVHTNTNTTSEGEFVDEEALFDMPNLLVDMAEGMLVTPPRINVPSSPYTPENYDGDSLWSYF, encoded by the coding sequence ATGGCGTCCGCCTCCGCCGGGGGCTCAGCCAAACAGCCCTCCCCTGGGAGACACCCAATGTATAGGGGAATCAGGAGTCGGAGTGGCAAATGGGTGTCTGAGATCAGGGAGCCACGTAAGACTACGCGGATATGGCTTGGGACGTTTCCGACCGCTGAGATGGCTGCTGCTGCCTATGATGTTGCCGCCTTAGCCTTAAAAGGGACAGAGGCGGTTCTCAACTTCCCGGACTTTGTTCACTCGTACCCGGTTCCGGCATCAGGGTCACCATCAGATATTCGTAGTGCAGCAGCTGCTGCTGCTGCGTTGAAGAAAGCGCAGACAGACGATGGCTCTGCAGCACACAGCAGGCGTGAAGATGATGGGAGGTTCGATGTTCATACTAATACTAATACTACGTCCGAGGGAGAATTTGTGGACGAGGAGGCATTATTTGATATGCCTAATTTGCTGGTGGATATGGCGGAGGGAATGCTGGTGACTCCGCCAAGAATAAACGTGCCATCCTCTCCCTACACGCCGGAGAATTATGATGGAGATAGTCTGTGGAGCTATTTTTAA